A genomic window from Flavobacteriales bacterium includes:
- a CDS encoding Gfo/Idh/MocA family oxidoreductase, with amino-acid sequence MGMKIGVLGAGHLGNIHLKLLAELQEWDVVGFHDPDIEKSKAASETYGIASYSSVDELVSECDALDIVTPTLSHFECAKLALANNKHVFIEKPITNTPEEALELVKMAADSGRVVQVGHVERFNPAFTSVREHCSQPMFIEAHRLAEFNPRGTDVSVVLDLMIHDIDIILSLISS; translated from the coding sequence ATGGGCATGAAAATAGGAGTGCTGGGTGCCGGGCATCTGGGAAACATACACCTTAAACTACTTGCGGAACTGCAGGAATGGGACGTGGTGGGCTTCCATGATCCGGATATCGAAAAAAGCAAAGCAGCAAGTGAAACGTACGGCATTGCTAGTTATTCCTCCGTGGATGAACTGGTAAGTGAATGTGATGCGCTGGATATCGTAACCCCTACCCTTTCTCATTTCGAATGCGCTAAGCTTGCGCTGGCCAACAACAAGCATGTCTTTATTGAAAAGCCGATTACGAACACCCCGGAAGAGGCATTGGAGTTGGTGAAAATGGCAGCTGACTCCGGACGTGTTGTTCAGGTGGGACATGTGGAGCGTTTCAACCCGGCGTTTACATCGGTTCGTGAGCATTGTTCACAACCCATGTTCATCGAGGCACATCGTCTTGCCGAATTTAATCCGAGAGGCACGGATGTCTCCGTAGTTCTGGATTTGATGATCCACGATATTGACATCATTCTCAGCCTGATATCTTCC
- a CDS encoding DUF368 domain-containing protein: MKNYLIIGLKGMAMGAADVVPGVSGGTIAFISGIYERLMNAIKAVNKNTITLLFKGKIKEVWEQLDGFFLVSLVAGIGASVLILSKRITFLLETYPIHLWSFFFGLIIASALFVAGKIRTWNWKSIIGIIGGSIVAFIITSIAPAETPNNLGFIYLCGCIAICAMILPGISGSFILLIMGKYAFIMGALSDLNLKVILTFIAGCITGLLSFSRILSWMFRKQHDATVALLTGFMIGSLNKVWPWKFTVETFTDRHGVTKPLTQKNVWPFDYHAEPYLIWAIALCILGFVLVFGLEKLGNRKNPAEPAV; encoded by the coding sequence ATGAAAAATTACCTGATCATTGGTCTGAAAGGCATGGCCATGGGAGCGGCAGATGTCGTTCCAGGCGTTTCCGGAGGGACGATCGCATTTATTTCCGGAATTTATGAACGGTTGATGAATGCCATCAAAGCGGTAAACAAAAACACCATTACCCTTCTGTTTAAGGGAAAAATCAAGGAGGTATGGGAACAACTGGATGGTTTCTTCCTCGTGAGCCTCGTCGCTGGTATTGGAGCAAGCGTGTTGATCCTATCAAAAAGAATAACCTTCCTGCTGGAAACCTACCCTATTCACCTCTGGTCGTTCTTCTTCGGGCTTATCATCGCATCAGCGTTGTTTGTGGCAGGAAAGATCAGAACATGGAACTGGAAATCAATCATTGGAATTATAGGCGGTAGCATCGTTGCTTTTATCATTACCTCCATCGCTCCTGCTGAAACACCCAACAACCTTGGGTTTATCTATTTATGTGGCTGCATTGCCATTTGCGCTATGATATTACCCGGTATTTCAGGAAGCTTTATCCTGCTCATTATGGGGAAGTATGCCTTCATCATGGGTGCATTGAGCGACCTTAACCTAAAGGTGATCCTTACGTTCATTGCCGGATGCATTACCGGTTTACTCAGCTTTTCACGGATTCTGTCCTGGATGTTCAGGAAGCAACACGATGCGACCGTAGCCCTTCTTACCGGTTTTATGATCGGCTCCCTCAACAAAGTCTGGCCTTGGAAATTTACCGTTGAAACATTTACGGATCGCCACGGAGTAACCAAACCACTTACACAAAAGAACGTCTGGCCCTTTGACTACCACGCGGAACCATACCTGATCTGGGCGATTGCACTGTGCATACTCGGTTTTGTGCTGGTATTCGGACTTGAAAAACTAGGCAACCGGAAGAATCCGGCCGAACCTGCCGTTTGA
- a CDS encoding rhodanese-like domain-containing protein — protein MKEITPESLKNILDTQAVTLLDVREAHEREQANIRGIHIPVSQVIHRINEIPKHEEVVVYCRSGARSASVIQALTSMHGYQNLTNLKGGLLAYAKTVDSSLEVA, from the coding sequence ATGAAAGAGATCACCCCGGAATCACTCAAAAATATTTTGGACACCCAGGCAGTTACATTGCTTGATGTCAGGGAAGCACATGAACGTGAACAAGCCAATATCCGTGGAATTCACATCCCCGTAAGCCAGGTAATACATCGCATCAACGAGATACCAAAGCATGAAGAAGTGGTGGTATATTGTCGCAGTGGCGCCCGATCCGCTTCCGTGATCCAGGCACTAACCTCTATGCATGGATACCAGAATCTCACAAACTTAAAAGGTGGTTTGCTTGCTTATGCCAAAACGGTAGACTCATCCCTCGAAGTCGCCTAA
- a CDS encoding phosphosulfolactate synthase — MNFELPHIPERPTQPRTHGVTMMMDKGLSLRQAEDFCEACGPYTDFVKLGFGTALIATKLEEKLAIYRNAGLKPYFGGTLFEAFTIRKKGKDYRSVLDKYKMDVLEISDGSIVLEHDKKCELIQSYAKDYTVFSEVGSKEEGILISPGKWIKMMQTELEAGSWKVIAEARESGTVGIYRPSGTAHVALVNKIVAKVKPEDILWEAPKKAQQAWFIKHFGPNVNLGNIGPDEVIPLEALRLGLRGDTFFEFLPSKLVKRQS; from the coding sequence ATGAATTTTGAATTACCTCATATTCCGGAAAGGCCTACCCAGCCGCGGACACATGGTGTAACCATGATGATGGACAAAGGTCTGAGCCTGAGACAAGCTGAAGACTTTTGCGAAGCCTGCGGACCATACACGGATTTTGTAAAACTGGGATTCGGAACCGCTCTGATTGCTACGAAACTTGAAGAAAAACTGGCCATCTACCGAAACGCAGGACTAAAGCCTTATTTCGGCGGTACGCTTTTCGAAGCATTCACCATTCGAAAAAAGGGAAAGGATTACCGGAGCGTGCTGGACAAATACAAAATGGATGTTCTTGAGATTTCCGATGGATCCATTGTCCTGGAACACGATAAAAAATGTGAGCTTATTCAGTCGTATGCTAAGGATTACACCGTATTCTCAGAAGTAGGTTCCAAGGAAGAAGGCATCCTTATCAGCCCGGGCAAATGGATCAAGATGATGCAAACGGAATTGGAGGCGGGGTCATGGAAAGTGATTGCAGAAGCAAGGGAAAGCGGAACGGTGGGTATTTACAGACCCAGCGGCACGGCACACGTTGCACTTGTTAACAAAATTGTAGCCAAGGTAAAACCCGAAGATATCCTCTGGGAGGCACCAAAGAAGGCGCAGCAGGCATGGTTTATCAAGCACTTCGGCCCCAACGTCAATCTTGGAAATATTGGCCCGGATGAAGTTATCCCGCTTGAAGCCCTCCGACTGGGACTCCGGGGTGACACCTTCTTCGAATTCCTTCCTTCTAAATTGGTGAAACGCCAATCCTGA
- a CDS encoding tetratricopeptide repeat protein, with translation MFWQEASPNQDPKTPKSVQRFERMKLDGRLTFFDALELEDIIQFYMGCNNPRKALEATRYAVQQYPYSTNFLLTKSQLLASTGRMRMALKVLEKVESIDPLTSELFIIKGAILSKLNHHNDARECFNQAILHSEHLDVTYLDIALECENLGNFKEAINFLKKSFDANPRNPQILRELAFCFDVTDQVEESIRFHSYLIDNQPYHETAWYNLGIAYSKLEKFENALDAFEYATLIRDDYADAHFEMGETLSALGRRNDAIKAYEKALDHQPSSRTLYCIGECWEDLEDYGKAARYYKRALRKEPDMSDAWFGLGIVRYHQLQYSEAIQHIRMAIRLDEYNSEYWHFMGEIMQMQGEFTEAEEAFRNVIRLEPFTASVWIDLATSLISQGRNEEAIQTAIEGSREHPDYAKLFYHICGYLMNNGQIKESYHYLEEALSLDYKGHSVFLESFPQLVADPHITHLIELYQPSR, from the coding sequence ATGTTTTGGCAAGAAGCCAGTCCGAACCAAGACCCAAAGACCCCTAAATCCGTTCAGCGATTTGAGCGGATGAAGTTGGATGGAAGACTGACTTTTTTTGATGCACTGGAACTCGAGGACATCATCCAATTCTATATGGGTTGCAACAACCCCAGAAAAGCACTGGAAGCAACCCGTTACGCAGTTCAGCAATATCCTTACAGTACCAATTTCTTGCTTACAAAGTCCCAATTGCTTGCATCGACAGGAAGAATGCGGATGGCATTGAAAGTACTCGAAAAAGTAGAAAGCATTGATCCGCTCACTTCTGAGTTATTTATTATCAAAGGGGCCATTCTTTCAAAACTCAATCATCATAATGATGCCCGGGAATGTTTCAATCAGGCCATCTTACATTCGGAACATCTGGATGTGACTTATCTTGATATAGCGCTTGAATGTGAAAACCTGGGTAACTTCAAGGAGGCCATCAATTTTCTGAAGAAGTCATTCGACGCAAATCCACGCAATCCCCAAATATTAAGGGAACTGGCCTTTTGTTTTGATGTAACCGACCAGGTCGAGGAAAGCATCCGGTTCCACAGTTACCTGATCGACAACCAACCCTACCATGAAACTGCCTGGTACAACCTGGGCATTGCATATAGCAAACTGGAAAAATTCGAGAATGCACTTGATGCATTCGAATACGCCACACTGATCCGGGATGATTATGCAGATGCCCATTTCGAGATGGGTGAAACGCTTTCTGCCCTGGGGCGCCGAAACGATGCCATCAAGGCTTATGAGAAAGCATTGGATCATCAGCCATCATCCAGAACACTTTATTGCATTGGCGAATGCTGGGAAGACCTGGAAGACTATGGCAAAGCTGCACGTTATTATAAACGTGCGCTGAGAAAAGAACCTGATATGTCCGACGCCTGGTTTGGATTGGGCATCGTCAGATATCATCAACTTCAGTATTCCGAAGCCATTCAGCATATCCGAATGGCCATTCGACTTGATGAATACAATAGTGAATACTGGCATTTCATGGGAGAAATCATGCAAATGCAAGGAGAATTTACCGAAGCTGAAGAGGCATTCCGAAATGTGATCCGACTGGAGCCATTTACCGCATCAGTCTGGATTGATCTTGCGACCAGCCTGATATCACAGGGCAGGAATGAGGAGGCGATTCAAACCGCTATCGAAGGCAGCCGGGAGCATCCGGATTATGCCAAGCTTTTTTATCATATTTGCGGTTACCTTATGAACAACGGTCAGATCAAGGAAAGCTATCATTATCTCGAAGAGGCATTAAGTCTGGATTATAAAGGACACAGTGTATTTCTGGAATCCTTTCCGCAGCTGGTAGCCGACCCTCATATCACGCACCTGATCGAGCTTTACCAACCAAGTAGATGA
- a CDS encoding shikimate dehydrogenase: MKKYGLIGYPLGHSFSKGYFTEKFEREGMADCEYNNYPIDHIERFPEVLEKEPDLKGLNVTIPYKEAVIPYLDELDPVAAQISAVNVIHISSDKKLTGFNSDAYGFQQSLKPLLGPEHRKALVLGSGGAAKAVLYVLNAMGLDILQVGREAGRDKIAYDQLDERIMKEHLVIINTTPLGMYPEVSACPPIPYQFTGPGHIFFDLIYNPEVTQFMQHGLERHAVAKNGLEMLRLQAEKAWEIWTKNPR; the protein is encoded by the coding sequence ATGAAAAAATATGGTTTGATCGGATACCCGCTAGGGCACAGCTTTTCCAAAGGTTATTTCACGGAGAAATTCGAGCGCGAGGGAATGGCCGATTGCGAATACAATAATTACCCCATAGATCACATTGAACGATTCCCCGAGGTATTGGAAAAGGAACCGGATCTGAAAGGGTTGAATGTAACCATCCCGTATAAAGAGGCCGTGATTCCATATCTCGACGAATTGGACCCGGTGGCGGCTCAGATATCCGCTGTCAATGTGATACACATTTCTTCCGATAAAAAACTGACTGGTTTTAACTCCGATGCATACGGTTTTCAACAATCACTTAAACCATTGCTGGGTCCGGAACACCGAAAAGCCCTGGTCCTGGGCAGTGGCGGAGCAGCCAAAGCCGTATTATATGTATTGAATGCAATGGGACTTGACATTTTACAGGTGGGACGTGAAGCCGGAAGGGATAAAATTGCATACGATCAATTGGATGAACGCATCATGAAGGAACATTTGGTGATCATCAACACAACGCCTCTTGGCATGTATCCTGAAGTCAGCGCATGCCCACCCATTCCCTATCAGTTTACCGGGCCGGGTCATATCTTCTTTGACCTTATATACAATCCTGAGGTAACTCAATTCATGCAACACGGATTGGAGAGGCATGCCGTTGCAAAAAACGGCCTGGAAATGCTTCGTCTGCAGGCAGAGAAAGCTTGGGAGATCTGGACCAAAAATCCACGATAA
- the rlmD gene encoding 23S rRNA (uracil(1939)-C(5))-methyltransferase RlmD — protein MTNPACDKFGVCGGCSLQDMSYQEQLEQKRDQISSYIGVSPENITIHHDEPYGYRNRMDFIFGDGKIGQRVKGKWWQTVTLDACPISNKRLNELMKEVNEWVAPRADAFEVKQKTGTFKNAVIRTPALASSVTFVINEESPGVVEAEQLVQEFADKTTADQVIIGYTPRESGVSVAEKIKVIKGEAFLKEEILGRPFEFHSQGFFQNNTVMAGQLVKYVRERLASRNGDVLLDLYGGVGVFGICCSDLYKEVITAEAHSGSVESAGKNVQENGCTNVRCIEMDIKNIHLVQLPDRPTDVILDPPRSGMIPKAIRRLLQRQPDHIVYVSCNPKQFGMELSQFRDAGYEVTSAAIFDLFPQTPHAELVTELSRVS, from the coding sequence ATGACAAATCCGGCATGTGATAAATTCGGCGTTTGTGGTGGTTGCAGTCTGCAGGATATGAGCTACCAGGAACAACTGGAACAGAAAAGGGATCAGATATCGTCGTATATCGGTGTGTCCCCGGAAAATATAACGATCCATCATGATGAGCCATATGGCTATCGGAACAGGATGGATTTCATTTTTGGAGATGGGAAGATTGGTCAGCGTGTAAAGGGTAAGTGGTGGCAAACCGTAACCCTTGATGCTTGCCCTATCTCCAACAAGCGACTCAACGAGTTGATGAAAGAGGTGAATGAATGGGTGGCCCCAAGGGCAGACGCCTTTGAGGTGAAGCAAAAAACCGGGACGTTCAAAAATGCAGTGATCCGGACACCGGCATTGGCATCATCGGTTACGTTTGTTATCAATGAAGAAAGTCCGGGTGTTGTTGAGGCCGAGCAATTGGTGCAGGAATTTGCAGATAAAACCACGGCAGATCAGGTGATCATCGGTTACACCCCCAGGGAAAGTGGTGTCAGCGTTGCAGAAAAGATCAAAGTGATAAAAGGTGAGGCGTTTCTGAAAGAGGAAATCCTTGGGCGGCCATTTGAGTTTCATTCCCAGGGTTTTTTCCAGAATAATACTGTGATGGCGGGACAATTGGTGAAATATGTGAGGGAGCGTCTGGCGTCCAGAAACGGAGATGTCTTATTGGATCTTTATGGTGGTGTAGGGGTGTTTGGAATTTGTTGCAGCGACCTTTATAAGGAAGTGATTACCGCGGAAGCGCATTCGGGATCGGTCGAAAGTGCCGGGAAAAACGTGCAGGAGAATGGTTGTACCAATGTACGTTGCATAGAAATGGACATCAAGAATATCCACCTTGTACAGCTTCCGGATAGACCCACCGATGTCATCCTGGACCCGCCAAGAAGCGGGATGATTCCGAAAGCTATTCGTCGCCTGTTGCAACGTCAACCCGATCATATTGTTTACGTTTCCTGTAATCCGAAACAGTTCGGTATGGAGTTGTCTCAGTTCAGAGATGCAGGCTACGAGGTTACCTCTGCTGCCATCTTCGACCTCTTTCCTCAGACGCCTCATGCGGAGCTCGTCACAGAACTCAGCCGTGTTTCCTGA
- a CDS encoding DinB family protein, producing MDQEFETYIKEGIMSDLAKLSAGQQPEWGVLTPQHMIEHVIGSWRISNGRSKAPLAIREDAIPERLEFLQSNKPFERGIRNPIMPAGLWPLRKPGLKEATEQLADEIREFFVFHRTHPDVRPIHPLFGPLNREQWLRFQYKHLKHHFSQFGIPFYKP from the coding sequence ATGGATCAAGAATTTGAGACATATATAAAGGAAGGGATCATGTCCGATCTTGCAAAACTGTCTGCAGGTCAACAACCGGAATGGGGTGTTCTCACCCCACAGCATATGATTGAGCACGTTATAGGAAGCTGGCGCATTAGCAATGGCCGATCCAAAGCTCCACTGGCAATCAGGGAAGATGCCATCCCTGAGCGCCTCGAGTTCCTGCAAAGCAACAAGCCATTTGAACGCGGGATCAGGAACCCCATCATGCCTGCCGGTTTGTGGCCCCTACGGAAACCAGGCCTGAAGGAAGCGACAGAACAACTAGCAGATGAAATACGGGAGTTCTTCGTTTTTCACAGAACACATCCGGACGTTCGCCCTATCCATCCCCTGTTCGGCCCCCTGAACCGGGAACAGTGGCTGCGATTTCAATACAAACATCTTAAACATCACTTCTCGCAGTTCGGTATTCCGTTCTATAAGCCTTAA